The Chitinophagales bacterium genomic interval CAGGACTTACAAAAATTTATGGCGGGCAACGTGCTGTTGATGGAATTTCCTTTGAAGTGAAGCCGGGGGAAGTGCTCGGGTTTCTGGGTCCAAACGGCGCCGGAAAATCCACCACCATGAAAATTCTAACCGGCTATATTCCGCAAAATGAAGGTCAGGCCGCAGTCTGCGGATTTGATATCGGGCAACAATCACTGGAAGCTCGAAAGCATATCGGATACCTTGCCGAAAACAACCCGCTTTATACCGATCTGTACGTGAAAGAATTTCTCCACTTTGTGGCGCGGCTGAACAGTGTAAAAAACAAATCAGCAAGGGTGCGTGAAATGGTTGGCATAACAGGTCTCGAAAAAGAACAGCATAAGAAAATCGGATCGCTTTCCAAAGGTTACCGGCAGCGTGTAGGTATTGCACAGGCATTGTTGCACGATCCCAAGGTGCTGATAATGGATGAACCTACTTCAGGTCTTGACCCTAATCAACTGGCGGAGGTTCGACAGCTTATCCAAGAGCTGGGTAAGGAAAAAACAGTGATTCTTTCCACCCATATCATGCAGGAAGTGCAGGCCATCTGCAACAGGGTCATCATCATCAATAAAGGAAAGATTGTGGCCGATGATACCATTGCAAGGCTGCAGCAGGCAACCGATGGAGGAAGCGCAATCCTCGTGTCTTTCAAACAGAGCGTAGATAAGAAGAGTTTATCGCAGATGAACGGCGTAAGTCATGTGGAAGCAACGGGCGTAAACAAGTGGAGAATTTATGGACAGCAGGGATTGCAGGAAGCGATATTCAAATATGCCGTCAGCAATCAGCTCACCATCACGGAACTGACGGCTGAGCAACAATCGCTGGAGGAAGTATTCAAGGAACTGACACGGGTTAACTGAAACACAAAGAATGAAAATCCTGTTTCGCGGCAGCGATAACAGGTGATTGACATGATAGCCATTTTCCGAAAAGAACTCACGGCATTTTTTTCATCCCTCACCGGCTATATCGCCATTGCGGTATTCCTGGTTTTGATGTCGCTCATCATGTGGGTGTTTCCCAACAATGCACTGGATAATGGTTATGCCACGCTGGATATATTATTCAGCAATGCTCCGCTGGTTTTCATGCTATTGATTCCCGCCATCACCATGCGCATGTTTTCAGAAGAAAAACGGGCAGGCACCATTGAGCTGCTGATTACCAGGCCGGTGACCGCCTTACAGATTGTACTGGGTAAATTTTTCGCAGCCTGGTTCCTCGTAGTTTTTGCCCTGCTGCCTACACTGCTCTATTATTACACCATCCGGGTTTTGGGATCACCGCCGGGCAACATTGACTCGGGTGCAAGCTGGGGCTCTTATATTGGCCTGGTATTGATCAGTGCTTCATTTGTTTCCATAGGGCTTTTTGCATCCGCGCTGACCGAAAATCAAATCGTCGCATTTGTTTTGTCAGCCTTCCTGAGCTTCATGGCCCTGCTCTCCTTTGATGCATTAAGCGGACTGGGGCTGTTCGGCGGCAAGGCAGATACCATCATACAGTCCATCGGCATGCAATATCATTACGATTCCATCAGCCGTGGGGTAGTTGATTCAAGTGACGTGGTTTACTTTTTGTCATTGGTGGTGATCTTTATTTTATGTACGAAAACAACATTGGACAGCCGTAAGTGGTAATACAGATTAAGCCCGCTGTTGCTTAATAATTAAAGCGGAATGAAGAAATGCCGGCTTGCCGGTTACTGCAGACTCATGACAAGAAGAAGAACATATAAACGGGATGCCTTGTTGCAGCTTTCGATCGTGATCGGTATCATCATCGCATTGAATGTATTGTCATCCGTTTTTTTTACACGCACGGATCTCACCTCAGACCGGCGCTACACGCTTACCGATTCAACGCGGCAGTTATTACGCAGGCTGGATGACGTTGTCTTTGTGAAAATCTATCTTGAAGGTGATTTTCCCGCAGGATTTAAACGTCTCGCAACAAGCACGAAAGAACTGCTGAATGAATTTAAAGTATATGGCGGCGACAGGATCCAATATGAGTTCGAAGATCCTACGAAAGGCAAAAGTGAAAAGGAGCTCAATGAAATATTGAAAGAATTTGCCCTGAAAGGACTGGAGCCTACCAATGTCAGGAACAATGCAGGAGATGAATACTCGGAGAAAATCATTGTTCCCGGCGCCCTCGTGAATTATAAAGGGCGGCAGGTAGCAGTCAATCTGCTGGAAAATACACCGGGCACGGCTGCACAGGAAGCACTGAATAACTCCGTTGCACACCTGGAAGATAAATTTGCGCAAGCTATTGAATCCATGTCGATGATTCGCAAACCCAGGATAGGAATCATCAGGGGACAAGGTGAGCTCGGCAATCTGGCAATGGCCGACTATGCCAAAAGCCTGTCGGCATTTTACGATCTGCAGGTCATTTATCCGGACAGCGTAACAGAAATAAAAAAAGATTTCAAAGCGATCATTATCGCAAAACCCACGCAATCATTCAGCGAGCAAAACAAATTCAAGATTGATCAATACCTGATGAATGGCGGAAAAATCCTGTGGCTGGTGGAAGCTTTGAATGCGGAACTTGACACGGTGGTAAAGCGGCGGTCGTTTATGACAACCGATTATCCGCTCAATCTCGAAGATCAGTTGTTCAGGTATGGCATACGTATTAATCCCGGCCTGCTGCTTGATCTGCAATGCAATCCCGTTCCCCTGCTCGTAAGCTATGAAGGAACCCAACCAAAATTCAACCTCTTTCCCTGCTATTACTTTCCGGTTTTCACACCTGAAGGAAATCATCCCATCAACAAGGGCATCAACGCCGTATCTTCTATGTTTACCGCATCGATAGACACGCTTGCGCTCAAAGAGGTCAGCAAAACGGTCCTGCTCACTTCAGGTGATCACAGCCGTTTCGTGTTTACACCCTGGCTGGTGGATTTCAAAGAGCTGAAGGCAAGGCCGGATGGTCAGCTTTACAACAAGAAAAAAGTAATGACGGCCGTATTACTCGAAGGCAGCTTTCCATCGATATTCGCCAACCGCATAGCGCCTGAAATGCTGCAGACACTGAGCGACTCATTGAAGATGCCTTTCAGGGAAAAGAGCGCCGAAACGAAAATGATTGTGATAGCAGATGGTGATATTGCCAGGAATGAAGTGAATGCGCAGGGTCAGCCGTTGCCGCTCGGATTCTATCGTTTCACCGGTGAATATTTCGGCAATCGTGACTTCCTCTTGAATTGCATGGACTATCTTACGGGCTATACGCAACACCTGGATACCCGTTCAAAAAAAGTGCAACTCAGGCTGCTCAATGCTGAGAAGGTGAAGGCAGAAAAAACGCGCTGGCAGTTAATCAATACATTGTTGCCGATTGGCCTGCTCCTCGCTTTTGCATTGCTCTTCAATCTCATCCGCCATCGCCAATACGCACACTAAGTGGAATAGAAGAACCATGCACGCAAAGTGCAGCCAGAACATATTACACCAATATTGGAACTTAAATGAATGATAAACTAACAGACGCATTACTACAATGAACAAAACATTAATTTATTTTTTACTCCTGCTGATGCTGTCTGCCGCCGTTTATTTTCTGGTTATCAGGAAAAGTTCGTCCACGCTGAATGAGAAAGAAAAGTCATTCGCGGTGGAGGATACTGCTGCCATTTACAAAATATTCATCGCCGACATGACAGGCAAGAAAGTGGTACTCCTGCGCACCGGCAATGGCTGGACGGTGAATGACCGTTTTGAAGTGAGAGCTGATTACATGAAATCATTATTGGCGACCATAAAAAAACTGAATGTAAGTTATCCTGTGCCGGAAGCCGCGGAAAAAACCGTGATTACCGCCCTTGCCAGCAGTAACAAGAAGGTAGAAATTTATGACAGGGAAGGCACGATGATAAAGTCCTATTTCGTTGGCGGAGGAACGCTGGATTCTGAAGGCACTTACTTCTTAATGAACGGATCACAAAATCCTTATGTAGTGTCTGTACCTGCCTTTGAAGGTGTACTGGACACCCGTTATGTTACCGATGAACAGGTGATCCGCAGCACAGCATTGTTTCGTCTCAGCAGCAATGAGATCAACATGATTACTGTAGACTACGCCGGTCAGCCCGACAGTTCGTTTACCATTAAAGTACTTGGCGCCGACTCGTTCGAAATCAGCAATAACAACAAGGGCACACTCACCACCGGCAATTTTAATAAGGAGAAAGTCCATAACTATTTAGCATTGTATGCTTCCGTCTATTGCGAGAGTTA includes:
- the gldA gene encoding gliding motility-associated ABC transporter ATP-binding subunit GldA, with protein sequence MSIVVSGLTKIYGGQRAVDGISFEVKPGEVLGFLGPNGAGKSTTMKILTGYIPQNEGQAAVCGFDIGQQSLEARKHIGYLAENNPLYTDLYVKEFLHFVARLNSVKNKSARVREMVGITGLEKEQHKKIGSLSKGYRQRVGIAQALLHDPKVLIMDEPTSGLDPNQLAEVRQLIQELGKEKTVILSTHIMQEVQAICNRVIIINKGKIVADDTIARLQQATDGGSAILVSFKQSVDKKSLSQMNGVSHVEATGVNKWRIYGQQGLQEAIFKYAVSNQLTITELTAEQQSLEEVFKELTRVN
- the gldF gene encoding gliding motility-associated ABC transporter permease subunit GldF — translated: MIAIFRKELTAFFSSLTGYIAIAVFLVLMSLIMWVFPNNALDNGYATLDILFSNAPLVFMLLIPAITMRMFSEEKRAGTIELLITRPVTALQIVLGKFFAAWFLVVFALLPTLLYYYTIRVLGSPPGNIDSGASWGSYIGLVLISASFVSIGLFASALTENQIVAFVLSAFLSFMALLSFDALSGLGLFGGKADTIIQSIGMQYHYDSISRGVVDSSDVVYFLSLVVIFILCTKTTLDSRKW
- the gldG gene encoding gliding motility-associated ABC transporter substrate-binding protein GldG, which codes for MKKCRLAGYCRLMTRRRTYKRDALLQLSIVIGIIIALNVLSSVFFTRTDLTSDRRYTLTDSTRQLLRRLDDVVFVKIYLEGDFPAGFKRLATSTKELLNEFKVYGGDRIQYEFEDPTKGKSEKELNEILKEFALKGLEPTNVRNNAGDEYSEKIIVPGALVNYKGRQVAVNLLENTPGTAAQEALNNSVAHLEDKFAQAIESMSMIRKPRIGIIRGQGELGNLAMADYAKSLSAFYDLQVIYPDSVTEIKKDFKAIIIAKPTQSFSEQNKFKIDQYLMNGGKILWLVEALNAELDTVVKRRSFMTTDYPLNLEDQLFRYGIRINPGLLLDLQCNPVPLLVSYEGTQPKFNLFPCYYFPVFTPEGNHPINKGINAVSSMFTASIDTLALKEVSKTVLLTSGDHSRFVFTPWLVDFKELKARPDGQLYNKKKVMTAVLLEGSFPSIFANRIAPEMLQTLSDSLKMPFREKSAETKMIVIADGDIARNEVNAQGQPLPLGFYRFTGEYFGNRDFLLNCMDYLTGYTQHLDTRSKKVQLRLLNAEKVKAEKTRWQLINTLLPIGLLLAFALLFNLIRHRQYAH
- a CDS encoding DUF4340 domain-containing protein, which translates into the protein MNKTLIYFLLLLMLSAAVYFLVIRKSSSTLNEKEKSFAVEDTAAIYKIFIADMTGKKVVLLRTGNGWTVNDRFEVRADYMKSLLATIKKLNVSYPVPEAAEKTVITALASSNKKVEIYDREGTMIKSYFVGGGTLDSEGTYFLMNGSQNPYVVSVPAFEGVLDTRYVTDEQVIRSTALFRLSSNEINMITVDYAGQPDSSFTIKVLGADSFEISNNNKGTLTTGNFNKEKVHNYLALYASVYCESYVNDLPKKDSILQTPSFCSIAVTDRRRQTQTVTCYHMPRNSTSEQFDAKGNELLYDADRFFATVHNDKDFVILQRFHFGRLLKSFAYFSSKSSSTQR